One window of Phycisphaerae bacterium genomic DNA carries:
- a CDS encoding PQQ-binding-like beta-propeller repeat protein, which produces MFGHVRQILRITIGATLVLAATAAAADWPCWRGPNHDGLSPEKGFEPKWDAAPPKVWEADIGSAFSGLTVVAGKVYTCGTQNKQQTLFCLAADTGKIIWQTPIEEEYPERQGGDGTRGTPAFNDGRVYIQGALGRVLCCDAETGKEIWSRQYEAKPQWGYAASVLIDGDLALVTAGGKDGALVALDKQTGKVVWQCGRDPVGYATPYPFTFENQRYIVGFMGKEVIIADAKTGQQVWSMPWQTDWDVNASTPIYHDGHLFLSSGYDHGSILLKLARDGEQLKTETVWQNKSIRAKFQSPVLYDGHLYASDEVGLSCVAFATGETKWNQRGVTNGTLLIADGHVLLLTEKGELQIAPASPRAFEPRTTVPLLKGRCWTVPTLWNGHFYARNFKQVACYKLTK; this is translated from the coding sequence ATGTTCGGCCATGTCAGACAAATCCTGCGCATCACCATCGGCGCCACCCTCGTGCTCGCCGCCACCGCGGCCGCCGCCGACTGGCCCTGCTGGCGCGGCCCTAATCACGACGGACTGAGCCCGGAGAAGGGCTTCGAGCCCAAGTGGGACGCCGCCCCGCCCAAGGTCTGGGAAGCCGACATCGGCTCCGCCTTCAGCGGGCTGACGGTCGTCGCCGGCAAGGTCTACACCTGCGGCACGCAGAACAAGCAGCAGACGCTCTTCTGCCTCGCCGCCGACACCGGCAAGATCATCTGGCAGACGCCCATCGAGGAAGAATATCCTGAGCGCCAGGGCGGCGACGGCACCCGCGGAACGCCCGCGTTCAACGACGGCCGCGTTTATATCCAGGGCGCGCTCGGCCGCGTCCTCTGCTGCGACGCCGAAACCGGCAAGGAAATCTGGAGCCGCCAGTACGAGGCCAAGCCGCAGTGGGGCTACGCCGCCTCGGTCCTGATCGACGGCGACCTCGCGCTGGTCACCGCGGGCGGCAAGGACGGCGCGCTGGTCGCGCTCGACAAGCAGACCGGCAAGGTCGTCTGGCAGTGCGGCCGTGACCCCGTCGGTTACGCCACGCCCTACCCCTTCACCTTCGAGAACCAGCGCTACATCGTCGGCTTCATGGGCAAGGAAGTCATCATCGCCGATGCCAAGACCGGCCAGCAGGTCTGGAGCATGCCCTGGCAGACCGACTGGGATGTCAACGCCTCCACCCCGATCTACCACGACGGCCACCTGTTCCTCAGCTCCGGCTACGACCACGGCTCGATCCTGCTCAAGCTCGCCCGCGACGGCGAGCAGCTCAAGACCGAGACGGTCTGGCAGAACAAGAGCATCCGGGCCAAGTTCCAGTCGCCCGTGCTCTACGACGGCCACCTCTACGCCAGCGACGAAGTCGGCCTGTCCTGCGTCGCGTTCGCCACCGGCGAAACAAAATGGAACCAGCGCGGCGTCACCAACGGCACACTGCTGATCGCCGACGGTCACGTGCTGCTCCTGACCGAAAAGGGCGAATTGCAGATCGCGCCGGCCTCACCCAGGGCATTCGAGCCGCGCACGACAGTCCCGCTGCTCAAAGGGCGCTGCTGGACCGTTCCGACATTGTGGAACGGGCACTTCTACGCGCGCAATTTCAAGCAGGTGGCGTGCTACAAGCTGACGAAGTGA
- a CDS encoding PocR ligand-binding domain-containing protein, which translates to MTAHEPAAEQVAQLEQELARLQRINEALMTRVERSLTSGASAFGVFERALALEELVGQRTRDLMAAKNVAEAQAYELKQQAAELEQARAAAEAAEHRLRVKLQCVASNESVVGNVTLPALIDVQDLQRIQDAFARASGVASIISDVNGVPITSPSSFCGVCQIVRSTPKGRQHCEASDRVLGERARQSMRPTYEKCRSCGFVDASAPIIVGGKHVANWLIGQSNVMGVDRPRIRAYAREIGADEAAMLAAYDQLSNMSLEQFERTLELLWVLAQKLSMLGYNNLLLTRDVVELRKAKDALRAGEERLRSILDTVHAGVFLVEEESHTITEVNAAALRLFGAPREQVVGLSCRKFMCAAPGGRCPITEPDQVVEGMETVVRTVSGEQVPVLKSVSRCELNGRPHLIESFVDIRLRKQAEAQLERARDLAESANRSKSEFLANMSHEIRTPLTAILGFAEVMLEQAGGEEAAPALAIIKRNGEHLLAVINDILDLSKIEAGKMSIELRACAPADVVAEVLSLMRVRAEAKGVALRAAFATPIPRTVQTDPTRLRQILLNLVGNAIKFTEVGRVDLLVRYLAEADTARLEFDIVDTGIGLSAEQTRLLFEPFSQVDATARRQHGGTGLGLAISRRLAQRLGGDVTLVSSRLGSGSCFRLTLAVDPRAGVELVSGVREAGRRRAEPPDGLAADGGHPLGHRRVLLAEDGPDNQRLISHFLRQAGATVTVTENGMCAVRAARDAVEQGQPFDVVLMDMQMPVMDGYEATGMLRRLGYRGAIIALTAHAMLDDRQRCLDAGCDDYAAKPINRAALIHVICKYLPAAPALSASEAAGDGR; encoded by the coding sequence ATGACGGCACACGAGCCAGCGGCGGAGCAGGTCGCGCAGCTTGAACAGGAGCTGGCGCGGCTGCAGCGCATCAACGAGGCGCTGATGACCCGCGTGGAGCGCAGCCTGACGTCGGGCGCGTCGGCCTTCGGGGTGTTCGAGCGGGCGCTGGCGCTGGAAGAGCTGGTAGGGCAGCGGACGCGGGACCTCATGGCGGCGAAGAACGTCGCGGAGGCCCAGGCGTACGAACTGAAGCAACAGGCCGCGGAACTTGAGCAGGCCCGGGCCGCGGCCGAGGCCGCCGAGCATCGCCTGCGGGTGAAGCTGCAGTGCGTGGCGTCCAACGAGAGCGTGGTGGGCAATGTCACGCTGCCCGCCCTGATCGACGTGCAGGATCTGCAGCGCATCCAGGACGCCTTCGCGCGGGCCAGCGGCGTGGCGTCGATTATCAGCGACGTGAACGGGGTGCCCATCACGAGCCCAAGCAGTTTCTGCGGCGTGTGTCAGATTGTGCGCAGCACGCCGAAGGGCCGGCAGCACTGCGAGGCCTCGGACCGGGTGCTGGGCGAGCGGGCGCGGCAGTCCATGCGGCCGACGTACGAGAAGTGCCGCAGTTGCGGCTTTGTCGACGCCAGCGCGCCGATCATCGTGGGGGGCAAGCACGTCGCCAACTGGCTGATCGGGCAGAGCAACGTCATGGGGGTGGACCGGCCGCGCATTCGCGCGTACGCGCGGGAGATCGGGGCGGACGAGGCGGCCATGCTCGCCGCGTACGACCAGCTCTCCAACATGTCCCTGGAGCAGTTCGAGCGCACACTCGAGCTGCTGTGGGTACTGGCGCAGAAGCTCTCCATGCTGGGCTATAACAACCTGCTGCTGACGCGCGACGTGGTGGAGCTCCGCAAGGCCAAGGACGCGCTGCGGGCCGGCGAGGAGCGGCTGCGGTCAATCCTCGACACCGTGCATGCCGGCGTGTTCCTGGTGGAGGAAGAGTCGCACACGATCACCGAGGTCAATGCCGCGGCGCTGCGGCTGTTTGGCGCGCCGCGCGAGCAGGTGGTCGGCCTGTCGTGCCGCAAGTTCATGTGTGCGGCGCCGGGGGGACGCTGCCCGATCACCGAGCCGGACCAGGTGGTCGAGGGCATGGAAACCGTTGTGCGCACCGTGAGCGGCGAACAAGTCCCGGTGCTCAAGTCGGTCAGCCGCTGCGAACTCAATGGGCGCCCCCACCTAATCGAGTCGTTTGTTGACATCCGGCTGCGGAAGCAGGCCGAGGCGCAGCTCGAGCGGGCCCGGGACCTGGCGGAGTCGGCGAATCGCTCGAAAAGCGAGTTCCTGGCGAACATGAGCCACGAAATTCGCACGCCGCTGACCGCGATCCTGGGCTTCGCGGAAGTGATGCTGGAGCAGGCGGGCGGCGAGGAGGCAGCGCCGGCCCTGGCGATCATCAAGCGCAACGGCGAGCACCTGCTCGCGGTTATCAACGACATTCTCGACCTGTCCAAGATCGAGGCCGGCAAGATGTCGATCGAGCTGCGGGCCTGCGCGCCGGCCGACGTCGTGGCGGAAGTGCTCTCGCTGATGCGGGTCCGTGCGGAAGCGAAGGGCGTTGCCCTGCGGGCCGCGTTTGCCACGCCGATCCCCAGGACCGTGCAGACGGACCCGACGCGCCTGCGGCAGATTCTCCTGAACCTGGTCGGCAACGCGATCAAGTTCACCGAGGTCGGGCGGGTCGACCTGCTGGTGCGCTATCTGGCCGAGGCGGATACGGCCCGGCTCGAATTCGACATCGTCGACACCGGCATCGGCCTGAGCGCCGAACAGACGCGCCTGCTCTTCGAGCCCTTCTCGCAGGTCGACGCGACCGCGCGCCGCCAGCATGGCGGCACGGGCCTGGGCCTGGCGATCAGTCGTCGCCTGGCCCAGCGGCTGGGCGGCGATGTCACGCTCGTCAGTAGCCGACTCGGCAGCGGCAGTTGTTTTCGCCTGACCCTGGCGGTCGATCCGCGGGCGGGGGTGGAGCTGGTCTCGGGCGTGCGCGAAGCGGGTCGCCGCCGCGCGGAGCCGCCGGACGGCCTGGCCGCCGACGGCGGGCACCCGCTGGGCCACCGCCGGGTGCTGCTGGCTGAGGACGGTCCGGACAACCAGCGGCTGATCAGTCATTTCCTGCGCCAGGCGGGCGCCACGGTCACCGTCACCGAAAACGGCATGTGCGCGGTGCGGGCGGCCCGGGACGCCGTTGAGCAGGGGCAGCCGTTCGACGTTGTACTGATGGACATGCAGATGCCCGTCATGGACGGGTATGAGGCGACGGGGATGCTCCGGCGGCTGGGCTACCGCGGCGCGATCATCGCGCTCACGGCACACGCGATGCTGGATGATCGGCAGCGATGCCTTGACGCGGGATGTGACGACTACGCGGCAAAGCCGATCAATCGCGCCGCGCTGATCCACGTGATCTGCAAGTACCTGCCGGCGGCGCCGGCGCTCTCGGCGTCGGAAGCGGCGGGAGACGGACGGTAG
- a CDS encoding FIST C-terminal domain-containing protein: MALDFKCAWTATHDSRAALAEVRGQIAQAAPACVFLYCSPKHDLAELARGVRAAYDCPVLACTTAGEIVPGHGYVEDGLAVASLGSPDMKVAQEAILDVRSFDNAAALQLQRRLVERLGGACPPSARRFGLLLIDGLCAREEYVAALLYGALGGVPIVGGSAGEAGQWRETRVFADGEFRTNAAVLTLVQTSLPCTVFKTDHFEPRDTRYVVTRAEPETRRLLEINGIPPADFYLEQTGIAREGFDTMHAARNPLLLPVGEDHYVRAVRSTEPDGSLAMFCAIEEGIVVRLGRPVDILADLDRQRRALEAVVPNIRVTLGFDCILRRLEILDRDLRRPVRRTVDNLKLFGFSTYGEQFNGLHVNQTLTGVVLGDDA, translated from the coding sequence ATGGCACTGGATTTCAAGTGTGCCTGGACGGCCACACACGACTCGCGCGCGGCGCTCGCCGAGGTGCGCGGCCAGATCGCGCAGGCGGCGCCGGCGTGCGTGTTCTTGTATTGTTCGCCGAAACATGATCTCGCTGAACTCGCGCGCGGCGTCCGCGCCGCGTACGACTGCCCGGTGCTGGCGTGCACCACGGCGGGGGAGATCGTGCCGGGCCACGGCTACGTGGAGGACGGGCTGGCCGTCGCCAGCCTGGGTTCGCCGGACATGAAAGTGGCGCAGGAGGCGATCCTCGACGTGCGCAGCTTCGACAACGCGGCCGCGCTGCAGCTCCAGCGGCGCCTGGTGGAGCGGCTGGGCGGCGCGTGTCCGCCCAGCGCACGGCGTTTCGGCCTGCTGCTGATCGACGGGCTGTGCGCGCGGGAGGAATACGTGGCGGCGCTGCTGTACGGGGCGCTGGGCGGGGTTCCGATCGTGGGCGGTTCGGCGGGCGAGGCGGGGCAATGGCGCGAGACGCGCGTCTTTGCCGACGGGGAGTTTCGCACGAACGCGGCCGTGCTGACGCTGGTCCAGACGTCGTTGCCGTGCACGGTCTTCAAGACCGACCATTTCGAGCCGCGCGACACGCGCTACGTCGTGACGCGCGCGGAGCCGGAGACACGCCGGCTGCTGGAGATCAACGGGATTCCGCCGGCGGATTTCTACCTGGAGCAGACGGGCATCGCGCGGGAGGGCTTTGATACGATGCACGCGGCGCGCAATCCGCTGCTGCTGCCGGTCGGCGAGGACCACTACGTGCGGGCGGTCCGGAGCACGGAGCCGGACGGCAGCCTGGCCATGTTCTGTGCAATCGAGGAGGGCATCGTGGTGCGCCTGGGGCGGCCGGTGGACATTCTGGCGGACCTGGACCGGCAGCGGCGGGCGCTGGAGGCGGTGGTGCCGAACATCCGGGTGACGCTCGGGTTCGACTGCATTCTGCGGCGGCTGGAGATCCTGGATCGCGACCTGCGGCGGCCGGTGCGGCGGACGGTCGATAACCTGAAGCTGTTTGGCTTCAGCACGTATGGTGAGCAGTTCAACGGCCTGCACGTCAACCAGACGCTGACGGGCGTGGTCCTGGGTGACGATGCATGA
- a CDS encoding amidohydrolase family protein, whose protein sequence is MILKAAWVLPISGAPLRDGYVQVAGDRIVAVGSAAELGAVSEAVTDLGAAVLMPGLVNPHTHLELTCYAGRLKPEPLWDWFPKLVRLRRARGQVEREQQGVQDGAWQSLRAGVTCVGDITRRNLNSQVLRTIPVRKVCYVELLSLADDPPRNPEELRAGVAEVMEDALLTVGLSPHAPYTVPMEQIAAAVALAEELGRPWCTHWMETREERAFLLGDTQALPGYMRDLLAQGQLRSPGLSAVELLEQCRRGARPGLLAHFNYAQPGDAERLAQAGYSVAYCPRSHAFFGHAPHPFRALLSAGVNVALATDSAASNENLALLEEARFVWQNAPDPPRAETLLRMATLDAARALGLHTRIGSLEVGKQADLIAFTRAGGVSDPAAWLVERAPAPQQVWVAGQRVI, encoded by the coding sequence GTGATTCTCAAAGCGGCGTGGGTGTTGCCGATCAGCGGGGCGCCGCTCCGCGACGGCTATGTGCAGGTCGCGGGCGACCGGATCGTGGCGGTGGGCAGCGCAGCCGAGTTGGGTGCCGTGTCCGAAGCGGTGACCGATCTGGGGGCTGCGGTGTTGATGCCGGGGCTGGTGAATCCGCACACGCATCTGGAGCTGACGTGTTATGCAGGGCGGTTGAAGCCGGAGCCGCTGTGGGACTGGTTCCCGAAGCTGGTGCGTCTGCGCCGCGCGCGGGGGCAGGTGGAGCGCGAGCAGCAGGGCGTGCAAGACGGGGCCTGGCAATCTCTGCGGGCGGGGGTCACGTGCGTGGGGGACATCACGCGGCGCAACCTGAACTCGCAGGTGTTGCGGACAATCCCCGTTCGCAAGGTGTGCTACGTCGAGCTGCTCTCGCTGGCGGACGACCCGCCGCGCAATCCGGAGGAGCTGCGCGCGGGTGTGGCCGAAGTGATGGAGGACGCACTGCTGACGGTGGGTCTCTCGCCGCACGCGCCGTACACGGTGCCGATGGAGCAGATCGCGGCGGCGGTGGCGTTGGCCGAGGAACTGGGCCGGCCGTGGTGCACGCACTGGATGGAGACGCGTGAGGAGCGGGCGTTTCTGCTGGGGGACACGCAAGCGCTGCCGGGATACATGCGCGATCTGCTGGCGCAAGGCCAATTGCGCTCGCCGGGGCTGTCGGCCGTGGAGTTGCTCGAGCAATGCCGGCGCGGCGCGCGACCGGGGCTGCTGGCGCACTTCAATTATGCGCAGCCCGGCGACGCCGAGCGGCTTGCGCAGGCGGGGTACAGCGTGGCGTACTGTCCGCGGTCGCACGCCTTCTTCGGGCACGCGCCGCACCCGTTCCGGGCCCTGCTGAGTGCGGGGGTCAACGTGGCGCTCGCGACGGACAGCGCGGCCAGCAACGAGAACCTGGCGCTGCTGGAGGAAGCGCGGTTCGTCTGGCAGAACGCGCCGGATCCGCCGCGCGCCGAGACGCTGCTGCGGATGGCGACGCTGGATGCGGCCCGCGCGCTGGGGCTGCACACGCGGATCGGGTCGCTCGAAGTGGGGAAACAAGCGGACCTGATTGCCTTTACCCGCGCCGGCGGCGTGTCTGACCCGGCGGCGTGGCTGGTGGAACGCGCCCCGGCGCCTCAGCAGGTCTGGGTCGCGGGACAGCGCGTGATTTGA
- a CDS encoding MTAP family purine nucleoside phosphorylase produces MTVTLACIGGRDAYNLLREGALMAERLGPRATPFGDSQPIYRCESRFGGFLFLSRHGETGYERTPTFVNYRANIYALRDLGTRSIISWSETRAISHNFKIGEYVVVDDLVDETVARPSTFFQDRGFGHLRQWPVFCPSLRKALIATLTEEKCEFAGRGVYVCVEGPRHETPAETRKYAAQGGELLGQVLAPEVFLARELQMCYASLCYVGRYAEDGTNYRPFEDGRVLPEEVERQRATAAVDRMPRLLERFCEVLSHTPGMCSCESAMTPYMTAGQLSLDWRAWFNPPATGAPQKETL; encoded by the coding sequence ATGACGGTGACGCTGGCGTGTATTGGCGGACGCGACGCGTACAACCTGCTGCGCGAAGGGGCGCTGATGGCGGAGCGGCTGGGGCCGCGGGCGACGCCGTTCGGGGATTCCCAGCCGATTTACCGGTGTGAGTCGCGGTTTGGGGGGTTCTTGTTCCTGTCGCGGCACGGCGAAACCGGGTACGAGCGGACGCCGACGTTCGTCAACTACCGGGCGAACATCTACGCGCTGCGGGACCTGGGGACGCGGTCGATCATCTCGTGGAGCGAGACGCGGGCGATCAGCCACAACTTCAAGATCGGCGAGTACGTGGTGGTGGACGACCTGGTCGACGAAACGGTGGCACGGCCGTCGACGTTTTTCCAGGATCGGGGTTTTGGGCATTTGCGGCAGTGGCCGGTGTTCTGCCCGAGCCTGCGGAAGGCCTTGATCGCGACGTTGACAGAGGAGAAGTGCGAATTCGCCGGGCGGGGCGTGTACGTCTGCGTGGAGGGGCCGCGGCACGAGACGCCGGCGGAGACGCGGAAGTACGCGGCGCAGGGCGGCGAGCTGTTGGGGCAGGTGTTGGCGCCGGAGGTGTTCCTGGCGCGCGAGCTGCAGATGTGCTACGCGAGCCTGTGTTACGTGGGGCGCTACGCGGAGGACGGCACGAACTATCGTCCGTTCGAGGATGGGCGCGTCCTGCCTGAGGAAGTGGAGCGGCAGCGCGCGACCGCGGCGGTGGATCGCATGCCGCGCCTGCTCGAACGGTTCTGTGAAGTACTCTCGCACACGCCCGGGATGTGCAGTTGCGAGTCGGCGATGACGCCGTATATGACGGCCGGGCAGCTCAGCTTGGACTGGCGGGCGTGGTTCAATCCGCCGGCGACGGGGGCGCCGCAGAAAGAGACCCTGTGA